In Silene latifolia isolate original U9 population chromosome X, ASM4854445v1, whole genome shotgun sequence, the following proteins share a genomic window:
- the LOC141618745 gene encoding protein SEMI-ROLLED LEAF 2-like isoform X5: protein MPLFASSLLGIIRTLLEQTHQEEMQILGCNALVDFVNIQGESTYIFNLEGLVPKLCQLAQEVGDNDRALRLRAAGLQALSAMVRFMGEQSHIPMEFDKIIAATLENFVDENGKMERQTSHDTRGQGGTNTDINGSSMGPLNEDAGSSMDLSIMKQQLEAPLIASKSPSYWSKVCLHNMAGLAKEATTIRRVLEPFFHTFDSEDYWSADRGLACSVLMYMQLLLEESAEENSHLLISILVKHLDHRNVVKQPLKQINIIHVITRLTQFAKKHPSVALTGALTELLRHLRKCMQFSAEASTSGSGADKLNGDLQSALENCIWHLSSKIGDIGPVLDMMAVVLESVQNNNSVARTRSTISSVYRTAHIVSSLPNIAYHKKTFPDALFHQLLLAMGHPDHETRIMAHRTFSTVLMPSLICPWSDQKDLPLQKYWGKATSKVNGESFSIPEEGEGKVEAISKMQNIPIVGNDVKNSHSRSHSFKSTMTNGKMELASLRLSSHQVSLLLSSIWVQATCPENTPANFEAMTHTFNTALLFTRSKSSSHVALVRCFQLAFSLRNISLDKEGGLRPSSRRSLFVMASCMLIFSARAGNVPELIPIVKSSLTDVIVDPYLELVDDIRLKAVIRDSVDKGRIYGSEDDDVAALNTLSVITSDDQLLKDTVILNLTSKFEKLSEDELSGIKKQLLQGFSPDESYPLGVPLFMETPQSCSPLGGMDFEPFDEVVEPLLDESFLDASGSQSGRKTSMSSNSLDILSVNQLLESVLETAQQVANLPMYTAPVSYDQVKDQCEALLLGKQQKMLVLHSIKRPDNSKAIVLSNDFEIENSTVTSMILEDSEDSPNSKGKELIRDHDPLYPCSLEYGHQSFRLPPASPYDKFLKAAGC, encoded by the exons AT GCCATTATTTGCTTCCAGCTTATTAGGAATCATTAGAACACTTTTGGAACAAACTCATCAAGAGGAAATGCAAATTCTAGGGTGCAATGCTCTTGTTGACTTTGTAAACATCCAG GGGGAGAGCACATATATATTCAATCTAGAAGGTCTTGTTCCAAAACTTTGTCAACTAGCTCAAGAAGTCGGGGACAATGACAGAGCTTTACGACTTCGGGCTGCTGGATTACAAGCACTTTCTGCAATG GTACGATTCATGGGTGAGCAGTCTCATATCCCGATGGAATTTGACAAA ATCATAGCGGCAACCTTGGAAAATTTTGTGGATGAAAATGGCAAGATGGAAAGACAAACTTCGCATGATACACGTGGTCAAGGAGGAACAAACACCGATATTAATGGTTCATCAATGGGACCTTTAAATGAAGATGCTGGTTCCTCAATGGATCTCAGCATTATGAAACAACAATTAGAAGCCCCATT AATTGCTTCAAAAAGTCCATCATATTGGTCTAAAGTCTGCTTGCATAACATGGCTGGCTTAGCCAAGGAAGCTACTACCATTCGGCGTGTGCTTGAACCTTTTTTTCATACCTTTGATTCTGAAGATTATTGGTCTGCAGATAGGGGGCTTGCCTGCTCAGTTTTGATGTACATGCAGTTACTGTTGGAAGAATCAG cAGAAGAGAACTCACATTTGTTGATCTCTATCTTGGTGAAGCACTTGGATCACAGAAATGTTGTCAAGCAGCCTCTTAAACAGATTAATATTATTCATGTCATCACACGACTTACTCAGTTTGCCAAAAAGCATCCTTCAGTTGCACTAACTGGTGCATTAACTGAGCTTCTTCGACATTTACGCAAGTGCATGCAATTTTCAGCAGAAGCATCTACCTCTGGGAGCGGGGCAGACAAATTAAATGGAGATCTTCAGTCAGCGTTAGAAAATTGTATATGGCACCTGTCAAGCAAG attggagataTAGGCCCTGTGCTCGATATGATGGCTGTGGTGCTCGAAAGTGTTCAGAATAACAATTCTGTTGCAAGAACAAGATCAACTATTTCTTCTGTTTATCGAACCGCTCATATAGTGTCGTCCTTGCCCAACATCGCATACCACAAAAAG ACGTTTCCTGATGCATTATTTCATCAACTACTTCTGGCAATGGGTCATCCCGATCATGAAACTCGTATCATGGCTCACCGTACATTTTCAACTGTACTTATGCCCTCTTTGATTTGCCCTTGGTCAGACCAAAAAGATTTGCCTTTGCAGAAGTATTGGGGTAAGGCCACTTCGAAAGTAAATGGTGAAAGCTTCTCCATTCCAGAGGAAGGTGAAGGCAAAGTGGAAGCCATTAGCAAAATGCAAAACATTCCAATAGTAGGGAACGATGTGAAAAATTCACATAGCAGATCACATAGCTTCAAGAGTACCATGACCAATGGGAAGATG GAGCTTGCTTCACTCAGACTAAGTAGTCATCAAGTCAGCCTCTTGCTCTCATCTATCTGGGTTCAGGCCACATGTCCAGAAAACACGCCAGCCAATTTCGAGGCCATGACGCATACTTTCAATACCGCTTTGTTGTTTACACGGTCTAAG AGCTCCAGCCATGTGGCTCTCGTTAGGTGCTTCCAGCTAGCTTTTTCACTGAGGAACAtctctcttgataaagaag GAGGTCTACGACCATCAAGTAGAAGATCTCTCTTCGTCATGGCATCTTGCATGCTTATATTTTCCGCGAGAGCAGGCAATGTTCCAGAGCTGATCCCTATTGTTAAATCATCTTTGACAGATGTAATT GTTGATCCTTACCTTGAGCTGGTTGACGATATCAGACTGAAAGCAGTCATCAGGGATTCTGTTGATAAAGGAAGGATTTATGGATCAGAAGACGATGACGTTGCTGCATTAAACACACTTTCAGTGATAACATCAGATGACCAGCTGTTAAAAGACACAGTGATACTTAATTTGACGTCTAAATTTGAGAAATTATCAGAG gATGAATTATCTGGCATCAAGAAGCAACTATTACAGGGATTTTCACCTGACGAGTCATACCCTCTGGGAGTACCTTTATTCATGGAGACACCACAATCATGCTCGCCACTAGGAGGGATGGATTTCGAACCTTTTGATGAG GTTGTGGAGCCACTGCTGGATGAATCGTTTCTAGATGCTAGTGGAAGTCAGTCTGGTCGTAAAACATCTATGTCGTCCAATTCACTGGACATTCTTAGTGTTAATCAGCTCCTTGAGTCG GTACTTGAAACGGCTCAACAAGTAGCAAACTTACCGATGTACACTGCCCCTGTATCTTACGATCAAGTTAAAGATCAATGTGAGGCCCTTTTGTTGGGCAAGCAGCAAAAGATGTTGGTACTCCACAGCATCAAGCGTCCGGATAACTCCAAAGCGATTGTTCTTTCAAATGACTTTGAGATCGAGAACTCCACGGTCACATCCATG ATCTTGGAGGACTCAGAAGACAGTCCAAACTCGAAAGGCAAAGAACTTATCCGAGACCATGATCCGCTGTACCCTTGCTCACTCGAGTATGGGCATCAATCTTTCCGCCTACCTCCTGCCAGTCCCTATGACAAATTTTTGAAGGCCGCTGGATGCTGA
- the LOC141618745 gene encoding protein SEMI-ROLLED LEAF 2-like isoform X6, translating to MPLFASSLLGIIRTLLEQTHQEEMQILGCNALVDFVNIQGESTYIFNLEGLVPKLCQLAQEVGDNDRALRLRAAGLQALSAMVRFMGEQSHIPMEFDKIIAATLENFVDENGKMERQTSHDTRGQGGTNTDINGSSMGPLNEDAGSSMDLSIMKQQLEAPLIASKSPSYWSKVCLHNMAGLAKEATTIRRVLEPFFHTFDSEDYWSADRGLACSVLMYMQLLLEESAEENSHLLISILVKHLDHRNVVKQPLKQINIIHVITRLTQFAKKHPSVALTGALTELLRHLRKCMQFSAEASTSGSGADKLNGDLQSALENCIWHLSSKIGDIGPVLDMMAVVLESVQNNNSVARTRSTISSVYRTAHIVSSLPNIAYHKKTFPDALFHQLLLAMGHPDHETRIMAHRTFSTVLMPSLICPWSDQKDLPLQKYWGKATSKVNGESFSIPEEGEGKVEAISKMQNIPIVGNDVKNSHSRSHSFKSTMTNGKMELASLRLSSHQVSLLLSSIWVQATCPENTPANFEAMTHTFNTALLFTRSKSSSHVALVRCFQLAFSLRNISLDKEGGLRPSSRRSLFVMASCMLIFSARAGNVPELIPIVKSSLTDVDPYLELVDDIRLKAVIRDSVDKGRIYGSEDDDVAALNTLSVITSDDQLLKDTVILNLTSKFEKLSEDELSGIKKQLLQGFSPDESYPLGVPLFMETPQSCSPLGGMDFEPFDEVVEPLLDESFLDASGSQSGRKTSMSSNSLDILSVNQLLESVLETAQQVANLPMYTAPVSYDQVKDQCEALLLGKQQKMLVLHSIKRPDNSKAIVLSNDFEIENSTVTSMILEDSEDSPNSKGKELIRDHDPLYPCSLEYGHQSFRLPPASPYDKFLKAAGC from the exons AT GCCATTATTTGCTTCCAGCTTATTAGGAATCATTAGAACACTTTTGGAACAAACTCATCAAGAGGAAATGCAAATTCTAGGGTGCAATGCTCTTGTTGACTTTGTAAACATCCAG GGGGAGAGCACATATATATTCAATCTAGAAGGTCTTGTTCCAAAACTTTGTCAACTAGCTCAAGAAGTCGGGGACAATGACAGAGCTTTACGACTTCGGGCTGCTGGATTACAAGCACTTTCTGCAATG GTACGATTCATGGGTGAGCAGTCTCATATCCCGATGGAATTTGACAAA ATCATAGCGGCAACCTTGGAAAATTTTGTGGATGAAAATGGCAAGATGGAAAGACAAACTTCGCATGATACACGTGGTCAAGGAGGAACAAACACCGATATTAATGGTTCATCAATGGGACCTTTAAATGAAGATGCTGGTTCCTCAATGGATCTCAGCATTATGAAACAACAATTAGAAGCCCCATT AATTGCTTCAAAAAGTCCATCATATTGGTCTAAAGTCTGCTTGCATAACATGGCTGGCTTAGCCAAGGAAGCTACTACCATTCGGCGTGTGCTTGAACCTTTTTTTCATACCTTTGATTCTGAAGATTATTGGTCTGCAGATAGGGGGCTTGCCTGCTCAGTTTTGATGTACATGCAGTTACTGTTGGAAGAATCAG cAGAAGAGAACTCACATTTGTTGATCTCTATCTTGGTGAAGCACTTGGATCACAGAAATGTTGTCAAGCAGCCTCTTAAACAGATTAATATTATTCATGTCATCACACGACTTACTCAGTTTGCCAAAAAGCATCCTTCAGTTGCACTAACTGGTGCATTAACTGAGCTTCTTCGACATTTACGCAAGTGCATGCAATTTTCAGCAGAAGCATCTACCTCTGGGAGCGGGGCAGACAAATTAAATGGAGATCTTCAGTCAGCGTTAGAAAATTGTATATGGCACCTGTCAAGCAAG attggagataTAGGCCCTGTGCTCGATATGATGGCTGTGGTGCTCGAAAGTGTTCAGAATAACAATTCTGTTGCAAGAACAAGATCAACTATTTCTTCTGTTTATCGAACCGCTCATATAGTGTCGTCCTTGCCCAACATCGCATACCACAAAAAG ACGTTTCCTGATGCATTATTTCATCAACTACTTCTGGCAATGGGTCATCCCGATCATGAAACTCGTATCATGGCTCACCGTACATTTTCAACTGTACTTATGCCCTCTTTGATTTGCCCTTGGTCAGACCAAAAAGATTTGCCTTTGCAGAAGTATTGGGGTAAGGCCACTTCGAAAGTAAATGGTGAAAGCTTCTCCATTCCAGAGGAAGGTGAAGGCAAAGTGGAAGCCATTAGCAAAATGCAAAACATTCCAATAGTAGGGAACGATGTGAAAAATTCACATAGCAGATCACATAGCTTCAAGAGTACCATGACCAATGGGAAGATG GAGCTTGCTTCACTCAGACTAAGTAGTCATCAAGTCAGCCTCTTGCTCTCATCTATCTGGGTTCAGGCCACATGTCCAGAAAACACGCCAGCCAATTTCGAGGCCATGACGCATACTTTCAATACCGCTTTGTTGTTTACACGGTCTAAG AGCTCCAGCCATGTGGCTCTCGTTAGGTGCTTCCAGCTAGCTTTTTCACTGAGGAACAtctctcttgataaagaag GAGGTCTACGACCATCAAGTAGAAGATCTCTCTTCGTCATGGCATCTTGCATGCTTATATTTTCCGCGAGAGCAGGCAATGTTCCAGAGCTGATCCCTATTGTTAAATCATCTTTGACAGAT GTTGATCCTTACCTTGAGCTGGTTGACGATATCAGACTGAAAGCAGTCATCAGGGATTCTGTTGATAAAGGAAGGATTTATGGATCAGAAGACGATGACGTTGCTGCATTAAACACACTTTCAGTGATAACATCAGATGACCAGCTGTTAAAAGACACAGTGATACTTAATTTGACGTCTAAATTTGAGAAATTATCAGAG gATGAATTATCTGGCATCAAGAAGCAACTATTACAGGGATTTTCACCTGACGAGTCATACCCTCTGGGAGTACCTTTATTCATGGAGACACCACAATCATGCTCGCCACTAGGAGGGATGGATTTCGAACCTTTTGATGAG GTTGTGGAGCCACTGCTGGATGAATCGTTTCTAGATGCTAGTGGAAGTCAGTCTGGTCGTAAAACATCTATGTCGTCCAATTCACTGGACATTCTTAGTGTTAATCAGCTCCTTGAGTCG GTACTTGAAACGGCTCAACAAGTAGCAAACTTACCGATGTACACTGCCCCTGTATCTTACGATCAAGTTAAAGATCAATGTGAGGCCCTTTTGTTGGGCAAGCAGCAAAAGATGTTGGTACTCCACAGCATCAAGCGTCCGGATAACTCCAAAGCGATTGTTCTTTCAAATGACTTTGAGATCGAGAACTCCACGGTCACATCCATG ATCTTGGAGGACTCAGAAGACAGTCCAAACTCGAAAGGCAAAGAACTTATCCGAGACCATGATCCGCTGTACCCTTGCTCACTCGAGTATGGGCATCAATCTTTCCGCCTACCTCCTGCCAGTCCCTATGACAAATTTTTGAAGGCCGCTGGATGCTGA
- the LOC141618745 gene encoding protein SEMI-ROLLED LEAF 2-like isoform X2: MGVMSRRVLPACGSICFFCPSLRARSRQPVKRYKKLLAEIFPRNQEIVANDRKIGKLCEYASKNPLRVPKITEYLEQRFYKDLRNEHVGSAKVVVCIYRKFLASCKEQMPLFASSLLGIIRTLLEQTHQEEMQILGCNALVDFVNIQGESTYIFNLEGLVPKLCQLAQEVGDNDRALRLRAAGLQALSAMVRFMGEQSHIPMEFDKIIAATLENFVDENGKMERQTSHDTRGQGGTNTDINGSSMGPLNEDAGSSMDLSIMKQQLEAPLIASKSPSYWSKVCLHNMAGLAKEATTIRRVLEPFFHTFDSEDYWSADRGLACSVLMYMQLLLEESEENSHLLISILVKHLDHRNVVKQPLKQINIIHVITRLTQFAKKHPSVALTGALTELLRHLRKCMQFSAEASTSGSGADKLNGDLQSALENCIWHLSSKIGDIGPVLDMMAVVLESVQNNNSVARTRSTISSVYRTAHIVSSLPNIAYHKKTFPDALFHQLLLAMGHPDHETRIMAHRTFSTVLMPSLICPWSDQKDLPLQKYWGKATSKVNGESFSIPEEGEGKVEAISKMQNIPIVGNDVKNSHSRSHSFKSTMTNGKMELASLRLSSHQVSLLLSSIWVQATCPENTPANFEAMTHTFNTALLFTRSKSSSHVALVRCFQLAFSLRNISLDKEGGLRPSSRRSLFVMASCMLIFSARAGNVPELIPIVKSSLTDVIVDPYLELVDDIRLKAVIRDSVDKGRIYGSEDDDVAALNTLSVITSDDQLLKDTVILNLTSKFEKLSEDELSGIKKQLLQGFSPDESYPLGVPLFMETPQSCSPLGGMDFEPFDEVVEPLLDESFLDASGSQSGRKTSMSSNSLDILSVNQLLESVLETAQQVANLPMYTAPVSYDQVKDQCEALLLGKQQKMLVLHSIKRPDNSKAIVLSNDFEIENSTVTSMILEDSEDSPNSKGKELIRDHDPLYPCSLEYGHQSFRLPPASPYDKFLKAAGC, from the exons ATGGGTGTTATGTCCAGACGGGTTTTACCCGCCTGTGGTAGCATCTGTTTCTTCTGCCCGTCTTTGCGAGCTAGGTCTAGACAACCAGTTAAAAGATATAAGAAGCTTCTTGCAGAGATATTTCCGCGTAATCAG GAAATTGTGGCAAATGACCGAAAGATTGGAAAGTTGTGTGAATATGCATCAAAGAACCCATTACGAGTTCCAAAG ATAACCGAGTACCTAGAACAGCGATTTTATAAGGATTTGCGGAATGAGCACGTAGGATCAGCAAAAGTTGTGGTCTGCATATACAGAAAATTTCTCGCATCATGTAAGGAGCAGAT GCCATTATTTGCTTCCAGCTTATTAGGAATCATTAGAACACTTTTGGAACAAACTCATCAAGAGGAAATGCAAATTCTAGGGTGCAATGCTCTTGTTGACTTTGTAAACATCCAG GGGGAGAGCACATATATATTCAATCTAGAAGGTCTTGTTCCAAAACTTTGTCAACTAGCTCAAGAAGTCGGGGACAATGACAGAGCTTTACGACTTCGGGCTGCTGGATTACAAGCACTTTCTGCAATG GTACGATTCATGGGTGAGCAGTCTCATATCCCGATGGAATTTGACAAA ATCATAGCGGCAACCTTGGAAAATTTTGTGGATGAAAATGGCAAGATGGAAAGACAAACTTCGCATGATACACGTGGTCAAGGAGGAACAAACACCGATATTAATGGTTCATCAATGGGACCTTTAAATGAAGATGCTGGTTCCTCAATGGATCTCAGCATTATGAAACAACAATTAGAAGCCCCATT AATTGCTTCAAAAAGTCCATCATATTGGTCTAAAGTCTGCTTGCATAACATGGCTGGCTTAGCCAAGGAAGCTACTACCATTCGGCGTGTGCTTGAACCTTTTTTTCATACCTTTGATTCTGAAGATTATTGGTCTGCAGATAGGGGGCTTGCCTGCTCAGTTTTGATGTACATGCAGTTACTGTTGGAAGAATCAG AAGAGAACTCACATTTGTTGATCTCTATCTTGGTGAAGCACTTGGATCACAGAAATGTTGTCAAGCAGCCTCTTAAACAGATTAATATTATTCATGTCATCACACGACTTACTCAGTTTGCCAAAAAGCATCCTTCAGTTGCACTAACTGGTGCATTAACTGAGCTTCTTCGACATTTACGCAAGTGCATGCAATTTTCAGCAGAAGCATCTACCTCTGGGAGCGGGGCAGACAAATTAAATGGAGATCTTCAGTCAGCGTTAGAAAATTGTATATGGCACCTGTCAAGCAAG attggagataTAGGCCCTGTGCTCGATATGATGGCTGTGGTGCTCGAAAGTGTTCAGAATAACAATTCTGTTGCAAGAACAAGATCAACTATTTCTTCTGTTTATCGAACCGCTCATATAGTGTCGTCCTTGCCCAACATCGCATACCACAAAAAG ACGTTTCCTGATGCATTATTTCATCAACTACTTCTGGCAATGGGTCATCCCGATCATGAAACTCGTATCATGGCTCACCGTACATTTTCAACTGTACTTATGCCCTCTTTGATTTGCCCTTGGTCAGACCAAAAAGATTTGCCTTTGCAGAAGTATTGGGGTAAGGCCACTTCGAAAGTAAATGGTGAAAGCTTCTCCATTCCAGAGGAAGGTGAAGGCAAAGTGGAAGCCATTAGCAAAATGCAAAACATTCCAATAGTAGGGAACGATGTGAAAAATTCACATAGCAGATCACATAGCTTCAAGAGTACCATGACCAATGGGAAGATG GAGCTTGCTTCACTCAGACTAAGTAGTCATCAAGTCAGCCTCTTGCTCTCATCTATCTGGGTTCAGGCCACATGTCCAGAAAACACGCCAGCCAATTTCGAGGCCATGACGCATACTTTCAATACCGCTTTGTTGTTTACACGGTCTAAG AGCTCCAGCCATGTGGCTCTCGTTAGGTGCTTCCAGCTAGCTTTTTCACTGAGGAACAtctctcttgataaagaag GAGGTCTACGACCATCAAGTAGAAGATCTCTCTTCGTCATGGCATCTTGCATGCTTATATTTTCCGCGAGAGCAGGCAATGTTCCAGAGCTGATCCCTATTGTTAAATCATCTTTGACAGATGTAATT GTTGATCCTTACCTTGAGCTGGTTGACGATATCAGACTGAAAGCAGTCATCAGGGATTCTGTTGATAAAGGAAGGATTTATGGATCAGAAGACGATGACGTTGCTGCATTAAACACACTTTCAGTGATAACATCAGATGACCAGCTGTTAAAAGACACAGTGATACTTAATTTGACGTCTAAATTTGAGAAATTATCAGAG gATGAATTATCTGGCATCAAGAAGCAACTATTACAGGGATTTTCACCTGACGAGTCATACCCTCTGGGAGTACCTTTATTCATGGAGACACCACAATCATGCTCGCCACTAGGAGGGATGGATTTCGAACCTTTTGATGAG GTTGTGGAGCCACTGCTGGATGAATCGTTTCTAGATGCTAGTGGAAGTCAGTCTGGTCGTAAAACATCTATGTCGTCCAATTCACTGGACATTCTTAGTGTTAATCAGCTCCTTGAGTCG GTACTTGAAACGGCTCAACAAGTAGCAAACTTACCGATGTACACTGCCCCTGTATCTTACGATCAAGTTAAAGATCAATGTGAGGCCCTTTTGTTGGGCAAGCAGCAAAAGATGTTGGTACTCCACAGCATCAAGCGTCCGGATAACTCCAAAGCGATTGTTCTTTCAAATGACTTTGAGATCGAGAACTCCACGGTCACATCCATG ATCTTGGAGGACTCAGAAGACAGTCCAAACTCGAAAGGCAAAGAACTTATCCGAGACCATGATCCGCTGTACCCTTGCTCACTCGAGTATGGGCATCAATCTTTCCGCCTACCTCCTGCCAGTCCCTATGACAAATTTTTGAAGGCCGCTGGATGCTGA